From the Halalkalicoccus sp. CGA53 genome, one window contains:
- a CDS encoding MgtC/SapB family protein, protein MIELSLATFEVPEMLLQVVIAIAIGGLIGLEREKESSDKYAGLRTLALLCGSGPVMVHYAEIVEYPVLVVIYLGLALAIALSIIYIRYTVALEDLGFTTSVTVFLVALLGILVGYGQYIEASSIAIITAFLLAEKHRMSSYVDSLTYTELTDTLKLGALVFILYPILPAEPIDPYGVVSLREVLVFAIFVLLIEFSGYISMRQFGGSKGLQLTGILAGMANSFATAAVMARMANQSRDALDAASSGIMLSVVSMIIRNVGLASVLAFAIFWTIWQPAAAMIGLALLIAYVLVKTGDYYEEFNIDIDSPFSFKSAAKFAIIYVAITIMSVASQNVLGDMGLFMTAYTGGLVSSAAVAVSAATVYNQGTVSVEAAGGMVMLGIMASLTSKIVLIELINGQMRLKAMVPMIVIGVLGLSIYFFI, encoded by the coding sequence ATGATTGAACTCTCACTTGCTACCTTCGAAGTCCCAGAAATGCTGTTACAGGTAGTCATTGCCATTGCAATCGGCGGGTTAATCGGATTAGAACGAGAGAAAGAGTCATCTGATAAGTATGCTGGCCTTCGAACACTTGCACTTCTTTGTGGATCTGGTCCGGTTATGGTCCACTATGCGGAGATTGTCGAATATCCTGTACTTGTGGTGATTTATTTGGGACTAGCGTTAGCTATCGCTTTATCAATAATTTATATTAGATATACTGTAGCGCTGGAGGATCTGGGATTCACAACATCCGTTACTGTTTTTCTTGTGGCACTGCTTGGGATTCTGGTTGGATATGGGCAGTACATCGAAGCATCCTCAATTGCTATCATTACTGCCTTTTTACTCGCCGAAAAACACCGAATGTCGAGCTATGTTGATAGCCTAACATATACAGAGTTGACGGACACATTAAAACTTGGTGCGCTAGTATTTATACTATATCCAATCCTTCCTGCAGAACCAATTGATCCATATGGCGTAGTAAGTCTACGGGAGGTTCTAGTATTTGCTATATTTGTCCTCTTGATAGAGTTCTCTGGATACATCTCAATGCGTCAGTTCGGGGGCTCTAAAGGACTTCAGCTAACCGGAATCCTAGCGGGAATGGCGAATTCGTTCGCGACGGCTGCGGTTATGGCTCGAATGGCGAATCAATCCCGGGACGCCCTTGATGCCGCTTCATCGGGTATTATGTTGTCCGTGGTCTCAATGATCATTCGTAATGTTGGTCTCGCTTCAGTTCTCGCCTTCGCGATCTTTTGGACAATATGGCAGCCCGCTGCTGCAATGATTGGATTAGCTCTCCTCATTGCTTACGTATTAGTGAAAACTGGAGATTATTACGAAGAGTTCAATATCGACATTGATTCACCATTTTCATTTAAATCAGCCGCGAAATTCGCCATCATCTATGTTGCAATTACTATCATGTCCGTCGCTTCTCAGAATGTATTAGGTGATATGGGGCTCTTTATGACGGCTTATACAGGAGGTCTTGTCTCCTCAGCTGCAGTCGCGGTGTCGGCTGCCACAGTATACAATCAGGGGACAGTAAGTGTTGAGGCAGCTGGAGGAATGGTCATGTTAGGTATCATGGCAAGTTTAACATCGAAAATCGTTTTAATTGAATTGATTAACGGACAAATGCGATTGAAAGCAATGGTACCGATGATTGTGATTGGTGTTTTAGGTCTTAGTATTTACTTTTTCATATAA
- a CDS encoding TRAM domain-containing protein: protein MPEIPDTLRLLFTADLQQREEKHIIELPADQVGSPDSAITPGEQYRVAIIEFHRATEQTSESGERSTREPPENAQNPPVAEDEVRTVTIEALGDQGDGIAKVERGYVLIVPGGEPGDELTVRIDEVRETVGFAQMISGEK from the coding sequence ATGCCTGAGATACCAGATACTCTTCGCCTGCTCTTTACAGCGGATCTCCAACAGCGAGAGGAGAAACACATCATCGAACTACCAGCGGATCAGGTCGGTAGCCCGGATTCAGCGATCACACCCGGAGAACAGTACCGTGTCGCGATCATAGAATTTCACAGAGCTACTGAGCAAACATCCGAGTCCGGGGAACGTTCAACCCGAGAACCCCCTGAGAATGCTCAGAACCCTCCGGTGGCAGAGGACGAGGTTCGCACAGTCACTATTGAAGCCCTTGGAGACCAGGGCGATGGCATCGCAAAAGTGGAGCGGGGCTACGTTCTGATCGTCCCCGGTGGAGAACCTGGTGATGAACTAACCGTCCGAATCGACGAGGTACGGGAGACCGTCGGATTCGCGCAGATGATCAGCGGAGAGAAATAG
- a CDS encoding histidine phosphatase family protein, with protein MTIPSVVDTTRLLLIRHGQTAHNRKGITQGHANIPLEEKGIKQAKALRNRLENESIDQIYASDLDRASQTATIVAEPHDLTVNTATELRERSFGIYEGRSKNDLIEVAEAADEPYSTFRPCEGENVDDAVTRSLPKIEKILQSSIGETILIVAHGSLNRAIISSMLCGDCSLADRFSQENTAINEISYNGDWNIKRVNDSAHLDFPI; from the coding sequence ATGACTATCCCATCGGTCGTCGATACGACTCGTTTGCTGCTAATCCGACATGGGCAAACTGCACACAATAGGAAAGGAATCACTCAGGGTCATGCAAATATTCCGCTGGAAGAAAAGGGAATCAAGCAAGCGAAAGCACTCCGAAATCGATTAGAAAACGAATCAATAGATCAGATTTATGCCAGTGATTTGGACCGAGCAAGTCAAACGGCTACAATTGTAGCTGAACCTCATGATTTGACAGTCAACACGGCTACTGAACTCAGAGAACGAAGCTTCGGAATTTACGAAGGTCGATCCAAGAACGACCTAATCGAGGTCGCAGAAGCAGCAGATGAACCATATAGTACTTTTCGTCCCTGCGAAGGTGAAAACGTAGATGACGCTGTAACTCGAAGTCTCCCTAAGATAGAGAAAATTCTTCAATCTTCAATTGGGGAGACCATTCTTATTGTAGCTCATGGTAGTCTGAACCGAGCGATTATCTCTTCAATGCTGTGTGGAGACTGTTCTCTCGCAGACAGGTTTTCCCAAGAAAATACTGCCATAAACGAAATAAGCTATAATGGTGATTGGAATATCAAACGGGTGAACGATTCAGCACATCTAGATTTTCCTATTTGA